Within Bacteroidota bacterium, the genomic segment AACGCAATGTGAATAAATATTTATTAATAGTTTCAAACCGAATAAAAAAGTCCTGATATTTTTTAATATCAGGACTTAAAAATTTCTCTAAATTCTTATTACCCAAGATATGCCTTCAATAATTTACTGCGTGAACTGTGGCGTAATCTGCGGATTGCTTTTTCTTTTATCTGTCTTACGCGCTCACGGGTGAGATCAAACTTAGCGCCTATTTCCTCAAGCGTTAAGCCGTGAGGATGTTCGCCTAATCCAAAAAACAAGCGCACTACATCACGTTCCCTGTCAGTAAGCGTGGAAAGAGAACGGTCAATTTCTCTTTTTAAAGAGTCTGCAATAAGTGAAAAGTCTGCATGCGGAGCGTCTTTGTTTACAAGCAAGTCGGCCAGTGAATTCTCTTCCGCATTAGGAAGCGGTGCGTCCATGGAAACATGACGCCCGGAAACTCTCTGAGTATCTGTAACTTTATCTTCCGGAATATCTAATTCTCTGGCAATTTCTTCTGCCGATGGTTCACGCTCATAAACCTGCTCAAGTTTTGAAAATGTTTTATTCATTTTATTCAGAGCTCCAACCTGATTCAACGGCAAACGAACAATGCGGGATTGTTCTGCCAATGCCTGAAGAATAGATTGGCGAATCCACCATACAGCATAAGAGATAAATTTGAATCCGCGGGTTTCGTCAAAACGCCTTGCCGCTTTAATAAGTCCAAGATTTCCCTCATTGATAAGGTCGGGCAAACTTAGTCCCTGGTTCTGATATTGTTTTGCTACTGATACTACGAAACGAAGGTTTGCACGAACTAGCGCTTCCAGCGCCTGTTGGTCGTCCTCCCTGATTCTCTTAGCCAAAGCAACTTCATCTTCTGCTGTAATTAGCCCCTCCCGACCGATTTCCTGTAAATATTTATCAAGGGATGCACTCTCACGATTCGTAATGGATTTGGTAATCTTTAGTTGTCTCATATTGGCTTTGTGTGTTAGATTTGGCTCTTATTACGGAGAAAGGCGCACAAAGTTACGCCTTTTCTCCTTTTATTCTATTTTATTATCTCCCCGCTACCATTTACATAACTATCTATTCTTATAATTAATGTAAATTATTGATTTTTATAATTTTATTACAATCCAAAAGCATAGTACGCTTTCATTCCATTTGTATAGATTCCTTCAATGAGCACACCGCCTTCCTTGTTCTGAAGAGCAAGTTTCACATCATCAAGAGAATTAATTTTCTTTTTGTCAATATTGGTGATGATGAATCCCTCTTTGATGCCTGCACTGCGAAGTTTTCCTGCTTCAAGAGAAGTTATTTTTACTCCGCCATCTAAACCCAATCGTTTCATATCATCGGAAGACAGCGATTCAAAGTTTGCACCGAGAAGCGAAAGCACTTCGCTTGTTTCTTTCTTCGCAAGCATTGTATCTCCACTCTTGCTTTTCAAAGTCACTGGGATAATTTTTTCTTCTCCACCTCTGCTGACGGTTACTGAAACTTTATCTCCAGGTCGAAAATGACTTATCTGCTCTTGTAATTCGGAAGCATTTT encodes:
- a CDS encoding sigma-70 family RNA polymerase sigma factor, with protein sequence MRQLKITKSITNRESASLDKYLQEIGREGLITAEDEVALAKRIREDDQQALEALVRANLRFVVSVAKQYQNQGLSLPDLINEGNLGLIKAARRFDETRGFKFISYAVWWIRQSILQALAEQSRIVRLPLNQVGALNKMNKTFSKLEQVYEREPSAEEIARELDIPEDKVTDTQRVSGRHVSMDAPLPNAEENSLADLLVNKDAPHADFSLIADSLKREIDRSLSTLTDRERDVVRLFFGLGEHPHGLTLEEIGAKFDLTRERVRQIKEKAIRRLRHSSRSKLLKAYLG